The Schistocerca gregaria isolate iqSchGreg1 chromosome 4, iqSchGreg1.2, whole genome shotgun sequence genome contains a region encoding:
- the LOC126268187 gene encoding endoribonuclease CG2145-like: MYTEMKIVGIYSLLFVGELLAALPPPVTDKELQTLSETLLKKDVNNAAKFIKVNYQARTRSNSLTDAAPLPLISVDKRVFQLPTVAKVRMLYDNYVADTSVNEHVTAQERAEESSLLDTFLTTPVMSTAMRFLADHGLVRRDPKAYKNLLNQIWFGMYSRGGGRVGSSAFEHVFLGELKRGEISGLHNWIFFNNEEILKHADYLGYIRKLELGDKGAILKLHYKWENVIKPVGSMFVGTSPELEMALYTVCFVARPDQKCSLSLSGKRVFINTHTFRYRGKNMIGSAYPEI, encoded by the exons CTGCCTTACCACCACCTGTTACTGACAAGGAATTACAAACCCTGAGTGAAACTTTGCTGAAAAAAGATGTGAACAATGCTGCCAAATTCATAAAAGTAAATTATCAGGCCCGTACAAGATCAAACAGCCTAACAGATGCTGCACCTTTGCC CTTAATTTCTGTTGACAAGAGAGTCTTCCAGTTACCAACTGTAGCAAAAGTGCGCATGCTTTATGATAATTATGTTGCTGATACGTCTGTCAATGAGCATGTTACTGCCCAGGAACGTGCAGAGGAGAGCAGTCTTTTGGATACATTTCTTACAACTCCCGTAATGAGTACTGCAATGCGCTTTCTGGCAGATCATG GATTGGTAAGGCGAGATCCAAAGGCATACAAGAATTTGCTGAATCAAATTTGGTTTGGAATGTATTCCAGAGGAGGTGGACGTGTAGGATCAAGTGCATTTGAACATGTATTCCTAGGTGAACTCAAGAGAGGAGAAATTTCAGGGCTACACAACTGGATCTTTTTTAAtaatgaagaaattttaaaacatgcGGATTATTTAGGATACATTAGAAAGCTTGAATTGGGAGAT AAGGGAGCAATCTTGAAGCTGCACTACAAATGGGAAAATGTTATAAAGCCAGTTGGATCCATGTTTGTTGGCACTAGTCCAGAACTGGAAATGGCACTTTACACAGTATGTTTTGTAGCACGCCCTGATCAAAAGTGCTCTCTTAGTTTAAGTGGTAAAAGAGTTTTTATAAACACACATACTTTTCGCTACAGAGGAAAGAACATGATAGGGAGTGCTTATCCTGAAATATAG